The DNA region AGGGTATGACGGATACGGCCTTGAAGACTGCCGATTCTGGTTACTTGACTCGTCGCTTGGTTGACGTTGCCCAAGATGTGATTATCCGTGAGGATGACTGTGGAACTGACCGGGGTCTTGACATCCGTTCTATTACCGATGGTAAGGAAATGATTGAGCCACTTGAAGAACGTCTTCAAGGACGTTACACCAAGAAAACTGTTAAACATCCTGAAACCGGCGCAGTTATTATCGGTCCAAATCAATTGATTACTGAAGATATTGCCCGTGAAATCGTAAATAGTGGTGTGGAGCAAGTGACTATCCGTAGCGTATTTACATGTAATACTCGACATGGCGTCTGCCGTCACTGCTATGGTATCAACTTGGCAACAGGAGATGCAGTTGAAGTTGGTGAAGCAGTTGGTACGATCGCTGCTCAGTCTATTGGTGAGCCTGGTACACAGCTTACCATGCGTACCTTCCACACGGGTGGTGTAGCCTCAAACAGTGATATTACACAGGGTCTTCCTCGTGTTCAAGAAATCTTTGAAGCGCGTAACCCTAAAGGTGAAGCGGTCATTACCGAGGTCAAAGGTGAAGTCACAGCGATTGAAGAAGATGCTTCGACGCGTACCAAGAAGGTCTTTGTCAAAGGTGTTACGGGCGAAGGTGAGTATGTAGTGCCATTTACAGCTCGTATGAAGGTTGAAGTAGGTGATCAAGTTGCTCGCGGTGCTGCTCTTACAGAAGGTTCTATCCAGCCAAAACGCTTACTTGAAGTTCGTGATGTCTTGGCAGTGGAAACCTATCTTCTTTCTGAAGTTCAAAAAGTTTACCGTAGTCAAGGGGTAGAAATTGGCGACAAACACATTGAGGTTATGGTTCGTCAGATGCTTCGCAAAGTACGTGTTATGGATCCGGGTGATACCGATCTTCTTATGGGGACACTTATGGATATTACTGACTTTACCGATGCCAATGCTGAAGTGGTCATTGCAGGTGGTATTCCAGCGACAGCACGCCCAGTCCTTATGGGGATTACCAAGGCTTCCCTTGAGACTAACTCATTCTTATCGGCGGCATCCTTCCAAGAAACGACTCGTGTTCTTACAGATGCAGCGATTCGTGGTAAACGTGATAACCTTCTTGGTCTTAAAGAAAATGTTATCATCGGTAAGATTATTCCGGCAGGTACAGGTATGGCCCGCTATCGTAATCTTGAACCACAAGCTATCAATGAGGTTGAAATCATTGAAGATACTATAGCTGAAGAGCTTGCTGAGGAAGCTAGGCTTGAAGAAGCGACTGAATAATAGACAAGCACATCTCAATTTGGAGATGTGCTTTTAGCTTTTTTATATAGGGTATTTGGTAAGCAGAATGTTTTCTAAAATTGTACAATTGAGATATAATTGTATAGGAAAAAGGAAGTATGTAGTATGTATCAAGTGATTAAAATGTATGGGGATTTTGAACCATGGTGGTTCCTAGATGGTTGGGAAGAAGATGTTGTCAGTAGGACAGTTTTTGACCGTTATGAGGATGCCATCAATGCTTTTCAGAGAGAGTGGTTGTTGTTATCAGAGAGCTTTCCCATGAGGAAAAGTAAAAATGAGACCATGGTGGCTTTCTGGGATGAATCCGACCGGCATTGGTGTGAGGAATGTGATGAGTATCTGCAACGCTATCATTCACTCATGTTGT from Streptococcus ruminantium includes:
- a CDS encoding DUF1033 family protein; the protein is MYQVIKMYGDFEPWWFLDGWEEDVVSRTVFDRYEDAINAFQREWLLLSESFPMRKSKNETMVAFWDESDRHWCEECDEYLQRYHSLMLLESKEHLPTGIANKLKQSRMRPCKLNQSKCINYE